The following is a genomic window from Motilibacter rhizosphaerae.
AGTCGAGGCAGCCGAAGTACGCGTTGCTCGGGTCCATGGCCTCCTCGAGGCGGTCACGGCCTGCACCCGAGCCGTCGGGGCGGATCCCGGCGCCGGCGGCGACGCCCGCGTTGCCGGCGTAGGAGCAGCCCGCGGCGCTGCCGTTGGTGTCGAAGGCACCGCCCTTGGCCGACCAGTTGCCGATGACCGGGACGCCGCCCACCTTGACGTTGTTGGCGATGTCGGTCATCAGCTCCTCGGTGGTGTCCGAGCCGCCACCGTTGAGCGCGTACGGGTAGGCGCTCGAGGAGGTGTCGGGGTCCGCGTTCGCGACACCGGTGACCGCCATGGCGGTCGGGACGGCGACGACGCCCGCGACGAGCGCGAGCACAGTGCGCGCGACGAGCTTCATGTGCGATGTCCTTTCGGTTCGTTCCGGGCCCGCCGTGGGCCCGGAGCTGCGCCGGAGACGTGCTCCGGCGCTCCCTGGTGGTGCAGGGGGAGGGGCGTCACCTGCGGCGGGCGGGCACCCGGCGCAGGGCCTGGCTCGTCGTCCCCGCGAGGAGGGCGACCAGCAAGCAGATGAAGAGGGCGAACCTGATCCCGCCGACCTTGGTCGCCGGGGTCGTCGCGGAGACGAGCTGCACCTCGGGCTGCGGGGTCGCCGTTGCCGTCGGTACTGGACTTTGTAGTGAGGTGGGCTTTCCCGAGGGCGTCGGGGTCGCTCGGGAGCCGCTAACCACAGGTGAACTTCCGGTGCCGCCGGACGGGTGGAAGGGCGTCCCGGGATGCGACGCCGGCGACGAGGGGCGGGCCGACGTCGCGAGAGTGTGGCTCGGCGACGGCGACGCAGTGGCAGAGGACGTGGGGCTCGTCGACACCGTCGGGGCGGCGGAGGGCGTGGTTGCCGAGACCGTCGTGCTGGCAGGCGGATCGGCGGTGACCGAGGGGCTCGGCTTCGCTGCGACGCCCGCCACTGCCGTACTCGCCGGGCTCGAGGAGGGCGCCGGAGTCACCGCCCTGCTCGTGCTCTGCGGGGCAGGTGTCGGCGACGCCGTACGCGTCACGGTCGAGCTCGGCGTGGGTGTCGGGGTCGAAGTCGGGTCGGGCGCCACACCCGCCTCGTCCCGGATCTCCTCGGCCGCGACGACCGCCTCGGACTTGAGCTCCTGCGTCAGCGGGAGGTACCCCTCCGGAAGCTGGCCGACGGAGGGTCCCTGCTCCTGGCCGTGGAACGCGCTGTACTGCAGCAGGTCCGCGTACGCGTCCCCCTCCTCCGGCGTGATGCGGGAGGGCACCGTCGCGACGTACTGCGGCACCGTCAAGGGGTACGCACCGGCGACCGCTGTCGAGGGGTCGGGCACGAGGACGCCGTTGTCGTCGGTGTCCATCCCGTCCACGGCCGCCTGCAGGGAATGCGCGTCGGGTGCCACGAAGTCCCCGTGGGCGTTGAGGAGCTGGGCACTGCGCAGCCCGAACCGCGCCGCGCTGACCGTGTCGGTGAGGACCAGCTCGGCCCGCCGGCCGACGAGGTCGCGCGGTGCCGACCCGAAGCCGGAGAAGAAGTCGGCCCGGAAGTTGTCGACCGGGTTGAACGTCCCTCGCTTCGGGTCACCCTTCGCCGCCGCGATGGCCGCGGCCTCGAGGTTCGCGGCGTACTTGTTGTAGTCGATGCCGCACAGCGGCGGGACCGCGGGGCGCGTGTCCACGTCGGCGCACCACGGGTCGGGCTTCGGGAAGTCGTCCCGTGCCTGCAGCGCGTTCTTGAACGCCGGGTTCACCTTCATCCCGTGCTCGTCCGGCTGGCCCGACAGGAAGGCGCGGGCGGAGGGGTCCGCCAGGACCCACTGCCAGAGCTCGCCGTACTCGTTGGCCCGGCCGAAGGGGACGACGAGGTTCGTCAGCGAGTACTGGTGCTGGTAGTCGAGGGCGGCGAGATCGGGGTTCAGCGCCGTGAACTCGGGATCGTCGAGCAGGCCGAGCCGTGCGCCCTTGAGGTTCGGGTCGTCGTGCTGCGGGTCGTCCGCGCTCCGCACGTCGAGGCGCGACGGTGGCATGGACCCGCGGTAGGACTGGGTCAGCAGCTTCGCCACGAGGCGCGGTGTGAGCTTCAGCTGGGTGACGAGCTCCCCGTTGTGGTCCAGCTGGTCCTGCGGGGTGCCCTGCACGCCGCCGTCGGCGTCGAAGTAGAGGTCGCTGTAGTAACGGTCGATCAGGAAGACGATCGAGAGGCTCGCGACGGCCACCGGCGCGTACACCGTGTCGGACGGGGCGCCGGGCACCGAGCGCGTGACGGCCTGCAGCCCCGGGTCCTTCGCCGAGGTGACCGAGCTCTCGCGGATGAGGTCCGCGGTGGACAGGTAGGAGTACGACCGGCCGGTGGAGGAGCAGAGGCTCGAGGTCCACGACGATGCTGCCGCCGCGAGCAGCGGGCTGCCGGTGATCGAGGTCTTCGTCGCGCTGCGGGCGCAGGACGAGGAGAGCGAGGAGAAGTCCAGCGGGATGAACATCGCGTTCTTCCACACGGACCAGGCGAACGGCGACTGGGCCCCGTCCGTGCGGCTGGTCGGCACTCCCCTGGGCACGACGGCGATCCAGCACTTCGGCACCACGCCTGACGCCCTGGCCTGCCCGCAACCGAGGGAGCTGTTCTCCAGCCCGGTCTGCACCTCGAAGGGCATGGAGCCGGTGCCGTCGACGGCGCTCGGCGCGTAGTCGATCTCGTTGGTGATCTGCTGGTCGAACCACGGGTTGTCGACGTCGCTGTTGCCGCTGCCGTCGTACGCCGTGCCGCTGACCGGCTTGAACGGCACGAACCCGTCGTTCGCCTCCTGCGAGCCGTGGAGGTCGAGCGCCCACGCGTCGTGCTGCGCCTGCAGGGCGCGCGCGTTGGCAGCCTTGTCCTCGTCCGAGGTCGCCCCCGGCTTGAAGCCGACCAGGGTGGGCTTCACGACCTTGCGGAGGTACGCGCTCGCGGACGCGTAGTACCCGCCCGGCACGCTCGACGCGTTGCCGGCGTAGGTACTGCCGAAGGCGCCGAAGTAGCACTGGTCCCGCAAGGTGTCGCGGTCGGCGTCCGTGCTGACCTGCTGCAGCGAGGGATCGCTCCAGCACTGCATGATCTGCAGGTAGTCGGTGGGCCCGGACTGGTTCTGGGTGTCGCTCTGGCCCAGGCCCTTCCACGAGACGTCGACGACCTGGTGCCCCAGCTGCTGCGTGCGGTCCACGCTCACGCTGAGTCCGGCGAAGGACCCGCTGCCGCGCACCGTCACCGAGGAGTCGCTCGCGCTGTCGGCCCGGGCGGTGCTGATCGTCATCCCGGGGACCGCGAGCCCGACCGCCAGCGCCGCGGCCAGGACGACGCGGGCACGGCGCAGGGCAGGGGTCCTCACGACGACCTGCGCTTCGAGACGAGCCGCGCGACGAGCGGAGGTGCCGCGACCGTGAGCACGAGCGTCAGCGCCAGCAGGGCGATGAGGGCGTTGGTGCCGACCCCGCCGCTCAGGCTGGTCGACGTCGAGACGGGTACGGCGCCGGCGAGGACCGTGCCTCCCCCTGCCACCGTCCCGGAAGCACCGGCGACGGCTCCGGCAGCAGCGCTCGCCCCGGCGGTCCCGACCGTTCCGCCACCGGTCGCGCTGCTCCCGGTCGCTGCGCTCACCGGGACGGTCTTCACCTCACCGGTCTCGGGGTCGACCACGGTCTTGGTCGGGCTGCCCGCGGCGGCACCGCCCCCGCCGGAGCCGGAGCCGCCCCCGGTCGGGACGGTCTTCACCTCACCGGTGTTCGGGTCGACGACGGTCGTGGTCCCCCCGGCCGCGCCCGTGGTCCCAGGCTTCGCCCCGGCGACCGTGCCGCCCGCCGCAGCACCACCGGCGCCCGCGGCCGCCCCGCCCGCAGCAGTCCCTCCACCTGGTGCGGCTCCGCCTGCCGCTGCGGGCGCCGTCGTGCCCCCAGCGGGAGCCGCGCCACCGCCACCGGAGCCGCTGTCGGCGGGCGTCACGCCGCCGGGCGCACCGTTGGGGTCCGTCGTCGCGGGCTGCTGGACCCCGCCGGCACCACCGCAGTCCGCACCCTGCTTGTCGCAGGCGTCAGGCTGCGGCGCGTTCTGCGCCAGGAGGTTCACGTCGAGGTGCTTGCCGTCGAAGGTCGGGTTGCCGCAGTTGGCGATGTCGATGCTCTGCTCGTCGACCCCCGGGATCTTCGACACCTGCTCGAGGGCGGCCTGCACGAGGTTCACCGGCAGCGGGGAGTACCCGAGCTTGTCGGCGTCCTGCTGCCCCTCGCAGAGGAAGTAGTACGCGAACGCCCCGAGCGTCTTGCCCTTGTCGTTGTTGAACTTCCCGGCCACCTGCGTCGGCACGATGAAGTAGCTGTAGCTCGACAGCGGGTAGGTCCGCGGGTCCGGGTTGGTGTAGACGTCGCTCAGGTCCTGGGTCAGGTAGTGCGCCGGGTCGTTCTGGTTCGTGTTGATCTTCGCGGCCGTCAGCGCCACGGCGTCGTTCTGCGCCGTCGGCAGCGCGAAGTAGCCCGCCGCGTTGAGGATCTTGGCGACCGGGTAGCCGCTGAGCTTGGCGTAGGAGTACTCGTCGTAGCCGATCGTGCCGTCGTTCTCCTTGATGTACTCCGCCGACCCCGTCGAGCTGGACTGCGCGACGAAGCTCGAGTTGTCGGGGTAGGGGAAGAACGACGTGACGCCGCAGGAGGAGCGCTTCAGGGAGCCGCAGTAGGCGTTCCACTTGCTGGAGAACTGCTGGTTGAGCCAGGACGTGATCTCGGCCGTCGTGCCGGAGCCGTCACTGCGGGCGATGGGGATGATCGAGGAGTGCGGCAGCGCGACGCCGGGGTTGCTCGCCACGATCTCGGGGTCGTCCCAGTAGTGCACGTTGTTGGTGAAGATGTCCGCGACCGCCGCCTGGGTCAGCTTCAGGTTGGTGAAGAGCTGCCCGCCGATCTCCAGGTGGTACATGAACGCCGTGCCGCCGGCGACGATCGGCATGTACGCGTACGAGCCGGCCGGCGGGGTGACCTCGTTGGGGTCGTCGAACTTGTACGGGATCTCGGAGACGGCGAAGTCCACGGTGTTGTCGTGGAAGTTCTGCCGACCGGCCGAGGAGCCGTTGTCGTTGTAGTTGATGGAGATGCCCTGCTGCCGGATGTTCGCGATCCAGTCACTCAGCGCGTTGGCCGCCCAGCTCGAGCCGGAGCCGGTGATCGAGACGTAGTCGTCCGCCATGGCGGGGCCCGCGGACAGCAGGCCGACGGGCAGCAGCGCGGCGAGCACGACGACCAGCTTCAGGACCGCGGCACGCCGCCTCCGGCCGACCGCACCGGCGAGGTTCGTCCTCACGTCAACAGCTCCTAGTGCTTCTCGAAGACGACGGACAGACCAGCGTCGCCGTCAGTGGGGGTGTGACCCTCCGCGCGGAGGGTGAGCAGGGTGGTGATCCGCCGGTCGTCGCGCACCGAGCGGGTCGCGGCGCGGCGCCGCTGCCGGACGCTCTGGTGGCCCGGGCCGCGACCACCGAGCAGGCGGGCGATGACGAAGAGCACGAGGACGAGCGCGAGCAGGACCGCCGCGGCACCGAACGCCCGGGCGACCATGTTCGGGTCCGGCGAGTGCGCCATCTTGAAGACGAACAGCGGCAGTGAGACCTGCGGCTCCTGCAGCGGGTCCCAGTTGTAGGCGGTCGTGAAGCCCGCCGTGATGAGCACCGGCGACGTCTCCCCGATGCCGCGGGCCATGCCGAGGATCACGGCGGTGGCGAGACCGGAGCGCGCGGTGGGCAGCACGACGTACCGGACTGCCTGCCACTGCGGCGCTCCGAGCGCGTACGCCGCCTCGAGCAGTGTGCTCGGGACCAGGCGGAGCACGACCACGGCGGTGCGGATGATGATGGGCAGCATCTCGACCGACAGCGCCAGAGCTGCGGCGTGGCCGGAGAAGCGCAGTCCGAACGCCAGGATGTACGCCGCGTAGACGAAGAGCCCGGCCACGATCGACGGGAGCGCGGTCATGGCCTCGGTCAGCGTGCGGAGGAACATGCTGAGCTTGGTCCGGGTCTGCGTGATGTAGACCGCGGCGCTGATCCCGAGCGGGACCGTGAGCACGAGGGCGATGCTGATCTGCTCGGCGGTGCCGACGATCGCGTGGCCGATGCCCCCGCTGGTGAGCGGCGACAGGGGTGGCGTCGTCGTCATGTCCTGCGTGAAGAAGTTCCTGTGCATCAGGGCGGAGTGGCCCTGCCACCCGATGTAGACGAGGATCCCCACGAGGGCGCTGAGCACGACCAGCGCTGCTGTGTGCGCGAGCGCGGCGACGAGCCTGTCCTTGACGACGAGCGGGCCCTCGTCCAGCGAGACCAGCGTCCCGTAGAGCACGAGGAACAGCGCGTACGCCGTGGCGAGGAAGCCGATGGTGCCGCTGTACGGCCCGAGGTCGAACAGCAGCGCGGTGAGGCACGTCGCCGAGATCGCCGCACCGATGACGGCCAGCACGTCGGTCGAGCGGACGCTCCGGAGGTCGCGGCGCTCCTCGACGAGCAGGCGCGGCTCCTCGCGGACCTCGGGAGCGCGGGAGAGGGTCGGCGTGCTCACAGGTCCGCCGCCCCGGAGCGCGAGCGGGACACGATGACCGCAGCGAGCGAGTTCACGGCCAGCGTGACGAAGAAGAGCGTGAGCCCGGCCGCCATGAGCGCGGAGAGCGCGAGACCGTTGGCATCACCGAAGCGCAGCGCGATCAGCGACGAGATCGAGATGGCGCCCTTCTGCAGGATGTGCGGCTGGATGACGAAGACCGGCGACACGATCATGTAGACCGCGACGGTCTCCCCGAGCGCGCGGCCGAGGCCGAGCATCGTCCCGCCGATGATGCCGCCGAGGCCGTACGGCAGCACGACCGAGCGGATCATCCCCCAGCGCGTGGCCCCCAGCGCGTACGCGCCCTCGCGCTCTCCCAGCGGGGCCTGCTGGAAGACCTCGCGCATGATCGAGCTCATGATCGGCGTGAGCATGAAGCCGACGACGAGGCCGGCGTTGAAGGACGACGCGGTGTAGACCGTCCCGGTGGCCAGCGGGTTGCGCGGGTCGGCGCCGCTCACGTGGAAGAAGGGGAAGAAGCCGAAGTACGTCGCCAGCCACCGCGGCAGGCCGTCGCCCTGCGGCCCGTTGACCAGGATGTCCGGCTGCAGGAAGAACGCGCCGAAGATGCCGTAGACCACGCTGGGGATCGCGGCCATGAGGTCGACGAGGCTCACCAGCAGGCGGCGCAGGCCGCGCGGGGAGTACTCCGAGATGTAGAGCGCCGTGCCGAGCGAGAGCGGCAGGGCCACCACGATCGCGACGACCGCGATGATGAAGGTCCCGACGAGGATCGCGAGGACGCCGAACCTGCCGCCCTGCTCGGTGTGCCAGGACTGGGTGGTGAAGAAGGAGAACCCGGCCTTGCGCAGGGCCTCGCCTGCCCGCAGTGACAGGAAGGAGCCGATGAGCACCATGACGACGAGGACGACGAGGCCCGCGCCGAGCACGTAGCTGCGGAACGTCCGGTCAGCCGCCGTGGGCCGGTCGCGGAGCGTACGCCGCTGCTCGTCCGTGGACCCGGACGGGGGAACGGCGACCAGGGCGCTCAAGCCGACCGTCCCTGTCGCCGAGAGGACGAGGGCCGGACCCGTGCGCCGGGCCGGAGCACCGGGCGCGCGTCGGTGCGCCCGCGCTGCAGGTGGGTGTGCATGCGGTTCCTGTTCGTACGTGCGCCGGTGCCGGCGCGAGCGGGGAGGGACGGCGGCGCCTCAGGCAGAGCCGTCCCACCGGCTCCGAGGGTCGACCCGCGCCATGACCCGGGCGGGGCCCGCAGGTGTACGCCCGATGACGAGGCCGCAAGGCCTGCTGCGGGAAGGGACATCCGCGGTCGAACCCGCGCAGGTGGTCACGTCTCCGTCCGCACGGCCGGACGGCCCGCCATCCGCAGGTCGACCGTCGCGCGGACGGGGGCGTCGGGCTCGAGGAGCACGGCGGCCGGCGCCGCGGCGCGGAACCCGCTGAGGGCACTGGTCGCCTCGGTGCGCCGGGCGTAGCTGTGCGGGGCGCAGGCCAGCGGCTCGCCGGCAGCGGACACCAGCCGCCAGGTCCAGCGCCCCTCGGTGGGGATGACCGTCGCGGTCCCACCGGGCAGCTCGCGCAGCAGCCGACCGACCGCGCGGCGGCAGGCCTCGAGGTCGACCGAGGGGAGGGCGGCCCGCCCCAGCTCCCGGTTGTTGCCGGCGAGCAGGCGCCACTCCACGCCCGGCGCGACGGAGGCGCGGCGGGAGAAGAAGTGGAAGCGCGCAGCGCTCGTCATGGGTGGGGCTCCCGGGGTGTCGGGCCGGGCCCGGGCACGGGACGGTCCCGCCGGGTCGGCCCGAGCAGGCTGGCCGGGGCGGGACGCGCGCAGTCGTCGCCCGAGGGACCGACGGACGATCGGGACGTGAACACCAGTGCGCGACCGGGCAAAGCGGCCGAGCCGGACGCATCCCGGCCCGGGAACGCCACGAGGGCCCCCGGCGTGCGCCGGGGGCCCTCGGAGTCTCGCTGCTGCTGCGGACTAGCCGGTGAAGTCAGAGCACTTCACGGCGTCCGCGTCCTTGGCGCCGCCCGGCACCCACCGGACGTTGGCGAAGGCCGCCTGCATCGGGCCCTCGGTGTAGACGAGGAACGCGGTGTTGACGTTGGAGAAGTCCAGCCGGCCGTCGTCGAAGCACGACAGCGGGATCTTCACCGTCACCTTCTGGTTCAGCGGGAGCTTCCCGAAGAACGCCTTCGCCGGCACGTCGGAGAAGCACGGGTAGACGCAGTGGATGCTGATCGTCGTCGTGGCCGTGGGGGCCTGCTTGACGATCGTGTCGAACTCCAGCGCGCTGCCCGCGTTGAGGTAGCTGCTGAGGTCCGTCGGCTGCGGGCTCTGCAGGTAGTACTGGCCAGTCCCGGTCCAGGTGATGAGCCGGCCGTCCTGCTGCACGTCGACGTCCGTGGTGCGGGCGTTGATCGTGCTCTGCGAGGTGACGGCGTTCACGTCGTTGGGGACCTCGTTGCCGCCCCAGTTGTCCGGGCCGCCGATCCAGGCCCTGTACGGGTCGACCGAGCCGCGGTCGAAGAGCACCAGGTCGTCGGTCGCCGTCCCGCCGCCACCGGCCGGCGTGCAGCTGCCGGTCGAGGTCTCGTCCAGCTGCGGCACGGTCGCCTTGGAGCCGTAGGTCAGGCCGTAGCCCAGCGGGAACAGCGGGTCGTAGCCCTCCTGCCCGGCGTTGAGCGGCGTCTGGCAGGAGCCCTTCGGCCAGCTGTAGGACAGCTTGCCAGTGAAGTCGTAGCCGGACTTCACGAGCAGGTCGGCGACGCCCTGGCCCTCGGTGCCCGGCAGCCACGCGGCCACGAAGGCGTCCGAGCGGTTGAGCTCGTCGTTGACCCAGAGCGGGCGACCGCTGAGGAACACCGTCACGACGGGCTTGCCCTTGCCGGACACCTTGTCCAGCACGGCGAGGTCGGCCGGGTAGATCTTCGAGGCCTGCAGCGAGCGCTTGCCGATGTCACCGACGCCCTCGGCGTACGGCGTCTCGCCGACGACCGCGATGACGGCGTCGTACTTCGAGACGTCGACACCGTCGGCGGTCTCGGAGAAGGTGACGTGGTTGGTGCCGAGGGTCTTCTGGAGGCCGCCGAGGATCGACGTGCCGTTCGGGAAGTCGGCGTTGGTGTTGCCGGTGCCCTGCCAGCTGAGCGACCAGCCGCCGCTCTGGTTGGCGATGCTGTCGGCGCTCTTGCCGACGACGAGCACGCGGTCCGTACGCGGCAGCGGGAGGACGCTGCCGTTGTTCTTGAGCAGCACCAGGGACTCGCGCACCGCCTTGCGCGCGAGCGCCCGCGCGTCGAGCGCGTCGGGGTCACCGGCGTTCTTGCGCGCGGAGGGCATCGGCTCATCGAGGACGCCCGAGCGGACCTTCACCCGCAGGATGCGGGTCACCGCGTCGTCGATGCGCGACATCGGGATCTCGCCGTCGAGCACCTGCGCGGTGGTGTTGTCGATGAAGGCCTTCCAGTCCGCCGGCACCATGACGACGTCGATGCCCGCGTTGATGGCCTGCGGGCAGCTGGAGTTGGTGCAGCCGGCGACCTGGCCGATGCCGTTCCAGTCGGAGACGACCAGCCCGTCGAAGCCCATCTTGGTCTTGAGGATGTCGGTGAGGGCCTTCTTGCTGCCGTGGATCTTGCCCTCGGTGATGCCGGCGTCGGCGTTGGTCCAGCTGTTGAAGGAGGCCATCACCGTCTGGGTGCCCGCGGCGAGCGCGCCGTAGTAGCCCTGCGCGTGCAGGTTGCGCATGACGTCCTCGGTCGAGGAGTTGACGCCCTGGTCCTTGCCGCCGTCGGTGCCGCCGTCGCCCATGTAGTGCTTGGCCGTGGCGATGACGTCGTTCTTGCCGGGGCCGCTCGCCGAGCTGCCCTGCAGGCCGTCGACCGCGGCGAAGCCGTAGGCCCGGGTGATGCGCGGGTCCTCGGAGAAGCCCTCGTAGGTACGGCCCCAGCGGTCGTCCTGCGGCACCGCGATGGTGGGCGCGAACGCCCAGTCCTGGCCGGTGGAGCGGACCTGCTGGGCGGTCGCGTGCTCGACGTCGCGGACGAGGCACGGGTCGTGCGCCGCGCCCAGCGCGATGTTCTGCGGGAAGAGCGTCGCGCCGTAGACGTTGTTGTTGCCGTGGACGGCGTCGATGCCCCACATGACCGGGATGCGCGTCTGCGCGTTGCTCACGACCGACGCCTGCCAGTACGCGTCGGCCAGCGCCAGCCAGTCGGCCTGGGTCGCGTGCTTGTTGCCGCCGGGCCAGGAGCCGCCGCCGTTGAGCACCGAGCCGATGTGGTACTGCCGCACCTGGTCCGGCGTGATGGAGCCGATCTCCGGCTGCGTCATCTGGCCGATCTTCTCGGCGAGGGTCATCTTCGAGAGCAGCGAGGCGACCCTCGCCTCGACCGCCTTCGGGTCGGTCACCCGGCTCTGGACGTGCGGCCAGTCCTCGAGGTGGGGCAGCGTCGTCGGGATGACCGGGCAGCCGTTGGCGTCGAGGGCCGGCTGGCCGATGGTCGTGCTCGTGTCGTCCTGCGTCGCGGCCTGCTGCGTCGCCGACTGCTGGGTCGTCGCGGCGTGCGCGCTGCTCGCGAGCGGGGCCACCGCGCCGCTCGCGAGCAGGGCGATGCCGGTGACCAGGGCGCTGCGGGAGCGGCGCACCGCTCGGCGCCGTCTGCGGGTGGAGGGGGTCTCACGTGTCATTGGCGGTCCGTCCTTGGCCGTCGTGGCGGCGCGCCTCCCGCGCCGCGCGCCCGAATCCTGGTCCCCTCCTCCTCCCGCGTCAAGGTCTGCAGAAAGGGCTTTCACGGCGTTCCCCGCGTGACCGGTCACGCGGAGAACGCGCTTCCGCTGTGCAGCGCTCCGTCCTGCGCCACGATGTGGGCAGGAGCGGACCGCCGTCCGGAGGAGAGGAGGGAGCGTGGCCCCGCGCAGCACCACCCGCCCGGCCGTCCCGACGCTCGCCACCGTGGCCGCCGCGGCCGGCGTCTCCCCCGCCACCGCCTCGCGGGTCATCAACGGCAGCGCGCGGGTCTCCGACGGCCACCGCGCCGCCGTCGAGGCCGCCGTCGCCCGGCTCGGGTACGTCCCCAACCGCGCCGCGCGCAGCCTCGCCACCCGCCGCACGGGCGCCCTGGCGCTCGTCGTGCGCGAGCCGGTGTCCTTCGGGGTCAGCGACCCGTACCTCAGCACGTGCGTGATCGCCGCCAGCCAGGCGCTCGTGGGGACCGGCTCGCACCTCGTCGTCATGGTCGGCCGCGACGAGGAGGAGGCGGCGGCGGTCGGCGATTTCGTGCGCTCGGGCCACGTCGACGGGGTGCTGCTGCTCTCCGTGCACCGCGGCGACCCGCTGCCCGCGCAGCTGCAGGCCGTGGGCGTCCCGCTCGTGCTGGGCGGCCGCCCGCCGGACCCGCTCCCCGGCGCGGCGTACGTCGACGTCGACAACCTCGGTGGCGGCGCGTCGGCCGCGCGCCACCTGCTCGAGCGCGGTCGCCGCGTGGTCGCCGCCTTGGCGGGCCCCGCGGACATGCCGGCCGCCGCGGACCGGCTGCGCGGGTTCCGCACCGCCCTGCGCGAGGAGGGGCGGGACACGGGCCTCGTCGCGTACGCCCCCTTCACCCGTGCCGGCGGCGAGCGCGCCGTCCGCGAGCTGCTCGAGGCCGAGCCGGCGATCGACGCGGTCTTCGCCGGCAGCGACGTCATGGCCGCCGGCGCGCTGCGCGCGCTCGCCGACGCCGGGCGCCGGGTCCCCGACGACGTCGCGGTCGTGGGCTTCGACGACGTCGAGCTCGCGCGCTACACCGCGCCCGCGCTGACCACCGTGCGCCAGCCCACCGGCGAGCAGGTGCGGCTGCTGGTCGAGGCCCTGCTCGCGCAGGTGGAGGGGCGCGCGACCGCCGAGCCGGTGGTGCTGCCGACCGAGCTGGTCGTCCGCTCCTCGAGCTAGCCCGCGGCCCGGACGGCGTCGACGGCCTCGGCGACGCGCAGCGACTCGGACAGCGGCACGACGTACGCCGACTCGTCCCCGCGCACGCGGCGGGAGACGGCCGCGACCATGAGCTCGTACGGGTCGCACGGGGCGAAGCGCTCCACCCGGTCACCCACGGTCATCTCCGCGACCTCGAAGCGCGAGGTGAAGGCGGGGAAGCGCCACTCGAGCCGCGCCTCGCTCCCCTCGACCAGCACGCTCTGCTCGGGCGCGTCGCGCATGCCGAAGCGCACCTCGCCGACGGTCGCGCCGAGCTGCAGCCGCGCGGTCCCGCGCACGTCGACGCCCTCGGAGGTGCGGTCGAACGACGCCTCGACCCCGGCGAGCGGCGCCCAGCCTGCCGCCCAGAGCACGACGGAGACGCTGTAGCAGCCGACGTCGTAGAGCGCGCCGCCGCCCGCGCGCGGGTCGAAGCGGTAGTTCGCGCTGTCACCGCCCCCGCCCGTGAAGCCGGAGTACGCCCGGGTGACCTCGCCGAGCAGACCGGCCCGGACGAGCGCCTCGGTGCGGACGGTGCGCGGGTGCCAGCGGTACCACGAGGCCTCCACCGCGAGCAGCCCCGCGTCCTCCGCCTCGCTGGTGAGCAGCTGGACCTCGTCGGCGTCGAGCCCGAGCGGCTTCTCGCAGAGGACGTGCTTGCCCGCGGCGAGCGCCCGCCGCGCCCACGGCACGT
Proteins encoded in this region:
- a CDS encoding LacI family DNA-binding transcriptional regulator — translated: MAPRSTTRPAVPTLATVAAAAGVSPATASRVINGSARVSDGHRAAVEAAVARLGYVPNRAARSLATRRTGALALVVREPVSFGVSDPYLSTCVIAASQALVGTGSHLVVMVGRDEEEAAAVGDFVRSGHVDGVLLLSVHRGDPLPAQLQAVGVPLVLGGRPPDPLPGAAYVDVDNLGGGASAARHLLERGRRVVAALAGPADMPAAADRLRGFRTALREEGRDTGLVAYAPFTRAGGERAVRELLEAEPAIDAVFAGSDVMAAGALRALADAGRRVPDDVAVVGFDDVELARYTAPALTTVRQPTGEQVRLLVEALLAQVEGRATAEPVVLPTELVVRSSS
- a CDS encoding Gfo/Idh/MocA family protein, producing MAAPVRWGFLGAGWMARTIAPSVHAAEGAVLQAVGARDAARAARLGPVRAYDAYDAVLADSDVDAVYIALPNDAHVPWARRALAAGKHVLCEKPLGLDADEVQLLTSEAEDAGLLAVEASWYRWHPRTVRTEALVRAGLLGEVTRAYSGFTGGGGDSANYRFDPRAGGGALYDVGCYSVSVVLWAAGWAPLAGVEASFDRTSEGVDVRGTARLQLGATVGEVRFGMRDAPEQSVLVEGSEARLEWRFPAFTSRFEVAEMTVGDRVERFAPCDPYELMVAAVSRRVRGDESAYVVPLSESLRVAEAVDAVRAAG